One Persicobacter psychrovividus DNA window includes the following coding sequences:
- the rfaE2 gene encoding D-glycero-beta-D-manno-heptose 1-phosphate adenylyltransferase: MNTTANKIITWEQIEETMDAYRKAGERIVFSNGCFDILHLGHIDYLEKAREKGDRLVMGLNTDASVSKLKGPERPINNEYARARMLAALAFVDNVILFGEETPQLLIETVKPDVLVKGNDYTIDNIVGAPFVLERGGSVETVELVEGFSTTNMIEKIRKVGL; the protein is encoded by the coding sequence ATGAATACCACAGCAAATAAAATCATTACCTGGGAACAGATCGAAGAAACCATGGACGCCTACCGTAAAGCCGGCGAGCGTATTGTGTTCTCTAACGGCTGTTTCGATATCCTTCATTTAGGCCACATCGACTACCTTGAAAAAGCCCGTGAAAAAGGGGATCGCCTGGTGATGGGACTGAATACAGATGCCTCCGTCAGTAAGCTGAAAGGCCCGGAACGCCCGATCAATAACGAGTATGCCCGCGCAAGAATGCTGGCTGCTTTGGCTTTTGTGGATAATGTGATCCTGTTTGGTGAAGAAACACCACAGCTATTGATTGAGACCGTCAAGCCGGATGTTCTGGTGAAAGGAAATGATTATACCATAGACAATATTGTGGGAGCGCCTTTCGTTTTGGAACGCGGCGGGAGTGTCGAAACGGTCGAGTTGGTGGAAGGATTCTCCACCACCAATATGATTGAAAAAATCAGAAAAGTAGGCCTCTAA
- the panD gene encoding aspartate 1-decarboxylase, whose protein sequence is MNIEVVKSKIHRVKVTQAELHYVGSITIDADLLDGANILEGEKVQIVNVNNGERIETYTIAGERGSGMVCLNGPAARRVQVGDIIIIISYGSMDFEEAKKGFKPSIVFPDGDNKIA, encoded by the coding sequence ATGAACATTGAAGTAGTAAAATCTAAAATCCATCGCGTAAAAGTTACGCAGGCAGAATTGCACTATGTAGGAAGTATCACTATTGATGCCGACCTATTGGATGGCGCAAACATTTTAGAGGGCGAAAAAGTCCAGATTGTAAACGTCAATAATGGCGAGCGCATCGAAACCTACACTATTGCCGGAGAAAGAGGCAGTGGTATGGTATGTTTGAATGGGCCTGCTGCCCGTCGTGTACAAGTAGGGGATATCATTATTATCATCTCTTACGGAAGCATGGATTTTGAAGAAGCGAAAAAAGGCTTTAAGCCGTCGATCGTCTTCCCTGATGGCGACAATAAAATCGCCTAA
- a CDS encoding lysylphosphatidylglycerol synthase transmembrane domain-containing protein, producing MKHLTTVIKYLISLSISLGLLYYVFKDIDFSELSSRATDLRYSWLLLSMALAIVSHIARAYRWNLMLKPLGHKNLSVFRTFLAVMVGYFGNLIIPRAGEVIRCGMLKRSDQVPVSTGVGSVVAERLLDLIMLLASVVLVIFLEFDKLYGFIIGLFSNKYDQHSAIVPILLILTGGFFTMVFLGIYLWKKQRTWLRKNALFLRVEAFIEQLSAGLMSIQSLENKTGFFLSTIVIWVMYFTMSYVIFFSTPITEHLTLRIGLAMFVMGGLGMAAPVQGGIGAYHWIVSQTLALYGMNLTDGVFFATVMHTTQTLMILIVGGLSLAVSLIMFQKKGEASSGESIISTS from the coding sequence ATGAAGCATCTGACCACCGTCATCAAATACCTCATTTCCCTGAGTATTTCTCTTGGGCTGCTATATTATGTCTTTAAAGACATTGATTTTTCTGAGCTGAGCAGCCGCGCCACCGACCTCCGATACAGCTGGTTGTTACTCTCCATGGCACTGGCGATTGTCAGTCATATTGCCCGTGCCTACCGATGGAACCTGATGCTCAAGCCGCTTGGTCATAAAAATCTGAGTGTTTTCAGAACTTTTCTCGCCGTTATGGTGGGTTATTTTGGCAACCTGATTATCCCAAGGGCAGGGGAGGTGATTCGTTGCGGTATGCTGAAACGCTCAGATCAGGTACCAGTATCCACGGGTGTTGGCAGTGTTGTGGCAGAAAGACTTCTGGACCTGATCATGCTTTTGGCGAGCGTTGTTTTGGTCATTTTCCTGGAGTTCGATAAACTGTATGGCTTTATTATTGGCCTGTTTTCCAATAAATACGATCAGCATTCGGCCATTGTGCCTATTCTGCTTATTTTGACTGGAGGCTTCTTTACCATGGTTTTTCTCGGTATTTACCTGTGGAAAAAACAGCGAACATGGCTACGCAAAAATGCCCTTTTCCTTCGGGTGGAAGCATTCATCGAACAACTTAGTGCAGGACTGATGTCCATTCAGTCTCTTGAAAACAAGACCGGCTTTTTCCTCTCGACGATCGTCATCTGGGTGATGTATTTCACCATGTCATATGTCATTTTCTTTTCTACTCCTATCACCGAACACCTGACGCTCCGTATCGGGCTTGCGATGTTTGTGATGGGTGGCCTTGGAATGGCGGCGCCCGTACAAGGAGGCATTGGTGCCTACCACTGGATTGTCAGCCAAACCCTCGCCTTATATGGGATGAACCTGACCGATGGCGTGTTCTTTGCCACCGTAATGCATACCACCCAAACACTGATGATTCTGATTGTCGGTGGTTTGTCGTTAGCGGTTTCCCTGATCATGTTTCAGAAGAAAGGAGAAGCTTCTTCTGGGGAATCCATAATCAGTACCTCCTAA
- the panC gene encoding pantoate--beta-alanine ligase, whose product MLIINTISEIRAYVREQKRDGKAIGFVPTMGALHEGHLSLIKESTDRSLTTICSIFVNPTQFNNAEDLEKYPRTFEADVEMLERAGCAAVFAPTAEIMYPKGTPLGFDFSPLDQIMEGKFRPGHFSGVGLVVNKLFNIVQPDQAFFGEKDFQQLAIIRKMVYDLDMPVEIVGCPILREANGLAMSSRNRRLSEHAKNEIAPAINQALMSTAQCLRRLGSLEKGRKAFDNVMSQHPEMELEYLEIVDTATLETVERLKLGQKVTVCVAAYLEGVRLIDNRTFSI is encoded by the coding sequence ATGCTAATTATAAATACTATTTCTGAGATCCGGGCCTATGTACGTGAGCAAAAACGTGACGGCAAGGCGATTGGCTTTGTGCCAACAATGGGGGCGCTTCACGAAGGCCACCTATCACTTATTAAAGAATCTACGGACCGTTCCCTGACGACCATCTGCAGTATTTTCGTCAATCCTACGCAATTCAACAATGCCGAGGATTTGGAAAAGTACCCGCGGACTTTCGAGGCCGATGTCGAGATGCTGGAACGTGCAGGCTGTGCGGCAGTGTTTGCTCCTACTGCTGAGATCATGTACCCCAAAGGAACACCCCTGGGCTTTGATTTTTCCCCCCTCGATCAAATCATGGAAGGGAAATTCCGCCCAGGCCACTTCAGCGGTGTCGGTTTGGTGGTTAATAAGCTGTTCAATATTGTTCAGCCAGATCAGGCTTTCTTCGGCGAAAAAGACTTTCAGCAACTGGCCATTATCCGCAAAATGGTATATGATCTTGATATGCCCGTTGAGATTGTCGGCTGCCCTATCCTTCGGGAGGCCAATGGCTTAGCCATGAGTTCCCGTAACAGACGCCTTTCTGAACATGCCAAAAACGAAATTGCACCGGCGATCAATCAGGCGCTGATGAGTACGGCACAATGCTTGCGACGTTTGGGTTCGTTGGAGAAAGGTCGAAAGGCTTTCGATAACGTGATGTCACAACACCCTGAAATGGAACTGGAATATCTGGAGATTGTCGATACAGCGACCCTTGAGACCGTTGAACGACTGAAACTGGGACAAAAAGTAACGGTATGTGTTGCTGCTTATCTTGAGGGGGTTCGCCTGATTGATAACCGCACCTTCAGCATCTAA
- a CDS encoding DUF4270 family protein translates to MVVLVLFLSSCKDSQNPTFGFDPGFDPTDMHYVELHVPVQVFRYDSVRTSVNQSGRALVGTIKDPEFGTQKGSVYTMMRKSSKIIPTDAVYDSATLSLTGIYGYGDVFTSPLAISLHELKNTPDSTDRENRNFYTFDQVDYNSSSLLNRSIQVENEDATSNTVDSLYNLRMPDGYGIRLYNSAQVEQEDLDELSQKDFSTEFPGFAITDDRNTTNGMLGFNLDNSGIRVFYHTPTDTSNAVFSFSFFNSADTSFFANFTGIAQDYSGTPLAAMKDTLAFVDVNKDLGGDAYLKAGAGIFAALRTDSILADYQKAVESDSIQGGIMVNSAELLIPYDDTDVTDFKKEPNPILVYRADEDFRTLNSNLLPNDAVDPTLENPGENIVRLSPNTDKKYYKATITRYVQALLNGDMEEKNKLMLAPGPFHDQLEGLKIEGDQVVIRMYFTTGKKP, encoded by the coding sequence ATGGTAGTGTTAGTCCTTTTTTTATCCTCATGTAAAGATTCTCAGAATCCAACATTTGGTTTCGACCCCGGTTTCGACCCTACGGACATGCATTATGTGGAGCTTCATGTTCCTGTGCAGGTGTTCCGTTATGATTCTGTCCGTACATCTGTTAATCAGAGTGGCCGTGCATTGGTGGGCACAATTAAGGACCCTGAGTTTGGAACGCAGAAAGGGAGTGTTTATACCATGATGCGTAAATCATCAAAAATCATCCCTACGGATGCTGTTTATGATTCAGCGACCTTAAGCCTGACAGGGATTTATGGTTATGGTGATGTTTTCACGAGTCCTTTGGCGATCAGCCTGCACGAACTGAAAAACACGCCAGATTCTACAGATCGTGAGAATCGTAACTTTTATACCTTTGACCAAGTCGATTATAATTCATCGAGCCTTTTGAACAGAAGTATTCAGGTAGAAAACGAAGATGCCACGAGCAATACGGTAGATTCCCTTTACAACTTGCGTATGCCTGATGGTTACGGCATTAGATTGTACAACTCGGCACAGGTAGAGCAGGAAGATTTGGATGAGTTGAGCCAAAAAGATTTCAGTACTGAATTCCCTGGTTTCGCCATTACAGATGATCGAAACACCACCAACGGTATGTTGGGCTTCAACCTGGACAATTCAGGAATTCGTGTTTTTTATCACACCCCTACCGATACCTCCAATGCGGTATTCTCTTTCTCCTTCTTTAATAGTGCAGACACCTCGTTCTTTGCGAACTTTACAGGTATCGCTCAGGACTATTCAGGAACGCCACTGGCAGCAATGAAAGATACCCTCGCATTTGTAGATGTGAATAAAGATTTAGGCGGCGATGCTTATTTGAAAGCTGGTGCAGGTATTTTTGCAGCATTGAGAACAGACTCGATTCTTGCTGACTACCAAAAGGCAGTGGAATCTGATAGTATTCAGGGTGGAATTATGGTGAATTCAGCAGAATTGCTGATTCCTTATGATGACACTGATGTGACGGACTTCAAGAAAGAGCCGAACCCGATATTGGTTTACCGAGCGGATGAGGATTTTCGGACATTGAATTCCAATTTACTGCCGAACGATGCCGTTGACCCAACCCTTGAAAACCCTGGCGAGAATATCGTACGATTATCACCGAATACTGACAAGAAGTATTATAAGGCGACCATCACACGATATGTTCAGGCATTGCTCAACGGGGATATGGAAGAGAAGAATAAACTGATGTTAGCCCCTGGCCCATTTCATGATCAACTGGAAGGTTTGAAAATTGAAGGTGATCAAGTCGTGATCAGGATGTACTTTACAACAGGTAAAAAACCATAA
- a CDS encoding glycogen/starch synthase: MSKLRILYVATEINPFLQTSQVADFVRKLPQEMQERGMEIRIMVPRFGLINERKNRLHEVVRLSGINIAVGEEEKPLVIKVASIPNARLQVYFIDNEDYFQRKSVFVDKENNLHADNDERAIFFCKGVIETVKKLGWEPDVVHCNDWMTGLIPMYLKTSYKNDPIFKNAKSVFTIYNNHLPQKFSQDIFEKIKMIDIEDEMLQAMSTDFEGFIKMGVEYADAVVKAEQDEYNDTLKGLFEGMTHKQIDTVEEENFLDKYYDIYNELVG; this comes from the coding sequence ATGTCAAAACTTCGAATTCTATACGTAGCTACCGAAATTAACCCATTTCTCCAAACTTCGCAAGTCGCTGATTTTGTGCGCAAGCTTCCTCAGGAGATGCAAGAGCGCGGAATGGAGATTCGGATTATGGTACCTCGTTTTGGGTTGATCAACGAACGCAAAAATCGTTTGCACGAAGTAGTTCGTTTATCAGGTATTAATATTGCCGTAGGAGAAGAGGAGAAACCATTGGTAATCAAGGTTGCTTCTATCCCTAACGCCCGACTACAAGTGTACTTTATCGACAACGAGGATTACTTCCAGCGCAAATCTGTATTTGTGGATAAGGAAAATAATCTGCACGCCGATAACGATGAACGGGCGATCTTCTTTTGTAAGGGAGTGATCGAAACCGTGAAAAAATTAGGCTGGGAGCCAGATGTTGTACATTGCAACGACTGGATGACTGGTTTGATTCCAATGTATTTGAAAACCTCTTACAAAAACGATCCGATTTTCAAAAATGCGAAATCGGTGTTCACTATTTACAACAATCACTTGCCTCAGAAGTTTTCTCAGGATATATTCGAGAAAATTAAGATGATTGATATTGAAGATGAGATGTTGCAAGCAATGTCAACAGACTTCGAAGGATTCATCAAGATGGGCGTTGAATATGCTGATGCTGTCGTGAAAGCCGAACAGGACGAATACAATGATACATTGAAAGGTCTGTTTGAAGGAATGACACATAAGCAAATTGACACTGTCGAAGAAGAAAACTTTTTAGATAAATATTACGACATTTATAATGAGCTTGTTGGGTAG
- a CDS encoding helix-turn-helix domain-containing protein, with the protein MGRKTSIVIDLTEREERLLFRIINSGKTPSNIRRRASFVYHFNKGLSFKEICANEKADPNTVKRWLNKWDAINELDETQNKIGDTEFIRLIYEQLTDSKRSGRKPRLTAEEKIQVQTLSCQDPQDYDVPITEWSHESLSEQAKKMGIEISSSHVGRLLKKRIKSS; encoded by the coding sequence ATGGGAAGAAAAACATCTATTGTCATTGATCTGACGGAGCGAGAAGAGAGACTACTATTTAGAATTATTAATAGTGGGAAGACGCCTTCAAATATTCGTCGCCGAGCCTCATTTGTGTACCATTTTAATAAGGGGTTAAGCTTCAAAGAGATTTGTGCTAATGAAAAAGCAGATCCCAATACAGTGAAGAGATGGCTTAATAAATGGGACGCAATCAATGAGTTAGATGAAACCCAAAATAAAATAGGAGATACTGAATTTATCCGACTTATTTATGAACAATTAACTGATTCTAAAAGAAGCGGAAGGAAACCTCGTTTAACTGCCGAAGAAAAAATTCAAGTGCAAACATTAAGCTGCCAAGATCCTCAAGATTATGATGTTCCAATCACTGAATGGTCTCATGAGTCTTTGAGTGAGCAAGCGAAGAAAATGGGAATCGAAATCTCATCAAGTCATGTTGGTCGACTTTTAAAAAAACGAATTAAGTCCTCATAA
- a CDS encoding transposase, translated as MEQSDDVVTISVDEKTGIQAKQNIKITTAKSGQVKRVDPEYKRNGTTCLIAGLNIMDGEVTKYQLGQTRNEEDFCKFIESIIDKYPNKKIVFIADQLNTHKSESLVKLIADKVNYDSDLGKKGRCGVLKTMKSRMEFLEDKDHKIRFQYTPKHCSWLNQIENWFGRLQKHVIRNGQFNSVPNLERKITNYIEYYNERWKKPIEWCFGGF; from the coding sequence TTGGAGCAATCAGACGATGTTGTGACTATTTCTGTGGATGAAAAGACGGGTATTCAAGCTAAACAAAACATAAAAATAACCACAGCAAAAAGCGGTCAAGTTAAGCGAGTAGACCCAGAATACAAGCGGAACGGAACGACCTGTTTAATCGCAGGCCTGAATATAATGGACGGCGAGGTCACCAAATATCAACTTGGACAGACTCGGAATGAGGAGGATTTTTGTAAATTTATAGAGTCAATCATCGATAAATACCCTAACAAAAAAATCGTTTTTATTGCAGACCAGCTTAATACACATAAATCAGAGTCATTAGTCAAGCTAATTGCTGATAAAGTAAATTATGACAGTGATTTAGGTAAGAAAGGACGGTGTGGAGTATTAAAGACGATGAAGTCCAGGATGGAATTTTTAGAGGATAAAGACCATAAAATCAGATTTCAATATACTCCAAAACATTGCTCTTGGTTGAACCAAATAGAGAATTGGTTTGGCCGTTTACAGAAGCATGTAATTCGTAATGGGCAATTTAACTCGGTCCCTAATTTAGAAAGAAAAATCACCAACTATATTGAGTATTACAATGAAAGATGGAAAAAGCCAATTGAGTGGTGTTTTGGTGGGTTTTAA